Part of the Betaproteobacteria bacterium genome is shown below.
GCGTCGAATCGCCTGAGCGTGCTGATCGGGCGTCCGCCTGACGCCATCCCGCGCGGACAGGCGCTGGCGGAGCAGGTCTTTCCGCCGCAGATCCCCGCCGGCCTGCCCGCCACGCCGCTCGAGCGCCGGCCGGACATCCTCTCAGCCGAGGTAAAACTGATTGCCGCCAACGCGCAGATCGGCGCCGCGCGTTCGCTCTTCTTCCCGCAGATCAGTCTGACCGGTGTATTCGGCGAATCGAGCACCGAGCTCATCAACTTCACCAACGAAGGCAGACTGCGCCAGCAATGGCTCGTGAGCGGAGCGATCAGTCAGCCGATCTTCACTGCCGGTAAGCTCGACAGCAATCTCGCCTTGCACAAGGCGCAATACGAGGTCGCCACCGACCAGTACCGGCAGTGCTCAAGGCGCTGGAGGAAGTGAACAACGCGCTCGTTGCGCACGAGAGATACGGCGAGCAGAAGCGCGCGCAGGAAGAAGCGGTCGCGGCGGAGCGCACGCGCTATCGTCTCGTCCGGAA
Proteins encoded:
- a CDS encoding TolC family protein, with amino-acid sequence MLIGRPPDAIPRGQALAEQVFPPQIPAGLPATPLERRPDILSAEVKLIAANAQIGAARSLFFPQISLTGVFGESSTELINFTNEGRLRQQWLVSGAISQPIFTAGKLDSNLALHKAQYEVATDQYRQCSRRWRK